One region of Microbacterium sufflavum genomic DNA includes:
- a CDS encoding alanine racemase: MCDTTSSALPRALISRSALTAAAVAAVREGGERADLRRDAWGHGLLAVAHAVTVAGAREVRVDSEGEVEMLRLEGIAGVTTGEPDIDPSILYGLPGSNHDATPVLRLTGRVMSTKPLRAGDAVSYGYTFRASGDTTVALVTGGYAQGIVRALGNVALVEVDGILRPIVGRVAMDVCVVDLEGTEAPVGAEVTYFGGTGPARDEIVRWSSATDMSAAELVAVAGSHAVRGWEA; the protein is encoded by the coding sequence GTGTGTGACACGACCTCGAGTGCGCTTCCGCGGGCGCTGATCTCCCGCTCCGCCCTCACCGCCGCAGCGGTTGCGGCCGTCCGCGAGGGGGGAGAGCGAGCAGACCTGCGCCGCGACGCCTGGGGTCACGGGCTGCTCGCCGTGGCCCACGCCGTGACGGTGGCCGGTGCCCGCGAGGTGCGCGTGGACAGCGAGGGCGAGGTGGAGATGCTGCGGCTGGAGGGCATCGCCGGGGTCACCACGGGGGAACCGGACATCGACCCGTCGATCCTCTACGGCCTCCCCGGCAGCAATCATGACGCGACACCGGTCCTGCGGCTGACGGGACGCGTGATGTCGACCAAGCCGCTGCGCGCGGGCGACGCCGTCTCCTACGGCTACACGTTCCGCGCGTCGGGCGACACCACGGTCGCGCTCGTGACCGGAGGGTACGCCCAGGGCATCGTGCGCGCGCTCGGCAACGTCGCCCTGGTCGAGGTGGACGGCATCCTCCGCCCGATCGTCGGCCGCGTGGCCATGGACGTCTGCGTCGTCGATCTGGAGGGCACGGAGGCCCCGGTCGGCGCCGAGGTGACGTACTTCGGTGGCACCGGACCCGCCCGAGACGAGATCGTCCGATGGTCCTCGGCGACGGACATGTCCGCCGCGGAGCTGGTCGCGGTCGCCGGTTCGCATGCCGTGCGGGGGTGGGAGGCATGA
- a CDS encoding sugar-transfer associated ATP-grasp domain-containing protein, which translates to MTRLSLAPRIRYLLGRARRIDVGSVVERAKEASAQHHKPVPTIVVDMLWSAARHNVGFQDYIDYDFAMLTRAERDTYMTHPVSNQLSQKYDHPDFRWIFQDKIEFNRKFSEHLHREWLVVEEGNAAEVRALTERLGTIVTKEPVGQAGTGVHRYHAADIDDWDAFHRGLLSRGELLIEEVIRQHDDLAAVCPGTVNTTRITAFFDGEKAHILAMAQKFGRGAVSDQMTFGGFYTMLDENGHAVGAGYDSHGHVHETHPDSGFRIADFQLPFMDEVRAFIDRVARVVPEVQYVGWDVVVTPDGPVLVEGNWGAGVYENKPSVTGIRTGHKPRYREVIGF; encoded by the coding sequence ATGACTCGTCTTTCTCTCGCGCCCCGCATCCGCTACCTCCTCGGCCGCGCCCGTCGCATCGACGTCGGCTCCGTCGTCGAGCGAGCGAAGGAGGCCTCTGCACAGCACCACAAGCCCGTCCCGACGATCGTCGTGGACATGCTGTGGTCCGCCGCGCGGCACAACGTGGGGTTCCAGGACTACATCGACTACGACTTCGCGATGCTCACCCGTGCCGAGCGCGACACCTACATGACGCACCCCGTGTCGAACCAGCTCTCCCAGAAGTACGACCACCCGGACTTCCGGTGGATCTTCCAGGACAAGATCGAGTTCAACCGGAAGTTCTCCGAGCACCTCCATCGCGAGTGGCTGGTGGTCGAAGAGGGCAACGCCGCCGAGGTGCGCGCGCTCACGGAACGCCTGGGGACCATCGTCACCAAGGAGCCGGTCGGTCAGGCGGGCACCGGTGTGCACCGGTACCACGCGGCCGATATCGACGACTGGGATGCCTTCCACCGCGGGCTGCTGAGTCGCGGCGAGCTCCTCATCGAAGAGGTCATCCGACAGCACGACGACCTCGCCGCCGTCTGCCCTGGCACCGTGAACACGACCCGCATCACCGCGTTCTTCGACGGCGAGAAGGCGCACATCCTCGCGATGGCACAGAAGTTCGGGCGGGGCGCCGTGAGCGATCAGATGACCTTCGGGGGCTTCTACACGATGCTCGACGAGAACGGACACGCGGTCGGCGCGGGGTACGACTCGCACGGCCACGTGCACGAGACGCACCCGGACTCGGGCTTCCGCATCGCGGACTTCCAGCTGCCCTTCATGGACGAGGTGCGAGCCTTCATCGACCGGGTGGCCAGGGTCGTGCCCGAGGTGCAGTACGTCGGCTGGGACGTCGTCGTCACGCCGGACGGTCCCGTGCTCGTCGAGGGCAACTGGGGCGCCGGCGTGTACGAGAACAAGCCCAGCGTCACCGGGATCCGCACCGGCCACAAGCCGCGCTACCGCGAGGTCATCGGGTTCTGA
- a CDS encoding coenzyme F420-0:L-glutamate ligase translates to MQANEGKALETSVDGTSYARIPLRTRVVMPDDDLDAVITEYAKDAVQPGDLLFVTEKIVAITQGRSYRLDEITPRKLALFLSKYVTRTPYGIGLGMPETMEMALRECGTPRILFAAAVSAVTKAFGRKGDFYRIAGDKARAIDGPTKHTIPPYNQAVVLGPKDPDGVAARLKGLLGGQVEVAVVDINDLGGNILGSTLDKAGEARLVKILGDNPLGQGLESTPLGIVRAV, encoded by the coding sequence ATGCAGGCGAACGAGGGCAAGGCGCTCGAGACCAGCGTCGACGGCACGAGCTACGCGCGCATCCCGTTGCGCACCCGCGTGGTGATGCCGGACGACGACCTCGACGCGGTCATCACCGAATACGCGAAGGACGCCGTGCAGCCGGGAGACCTGCTGTTCGTCACGGAGAAGATCGTGGCGATCACGCAGGGTCGGTCGTACCGCCTGGACGAGATCACGCCGCGCAAGCTCGCGCTGTTCCTCTCGAAGTACGTCACGCGCACGCCCTACGGCATCGGGCTCGGCATGCCCGAGACCATGGAGATGGCCCTGCGGGAGTGCGGCACGCCGCGTATCCTGTTCGCCGCCGCCGTCTCCGCGGTCACCAAGGCGTTCGGACGAAAGGGTGACTTCTATCGCATCGCCGGGGACAAGGCGCGCGCGATCGATGGCCCCACCAAGCACACGATCCCGCCGTACAACCAGGCCGTGGTGCTCGGCCCGAAGGACCCGGACGGCGTCGCAGCACGGCTCAAGGGCCTGCTCGGTGGGCAGGTGGAGGTCGCGGTGGTGGACATCAACGACCTCGGCGGCAACATCCTCGGATCGACGCTCGACAAGGCCGGCGAAGCCCGGCTGGTGAAGATCCTCGGCGACAATCCGCTCGGCCAGGGACTGGAGTCCACGCCGCTCGGCATCGTCCGCGCGGTCTGA
- a CDS encoding RNA polymerase sigma factor produces the protein MTPATTKNTRTKKAAEEPTPDEEIEVENLDEAAPAKRGAAKRGAAKKKKSEEVVEEDDAATDSAEESAGDDEEEDAKPAFTEPLPTGAIVISSNDDEDVPVYSTQITGATADPVKDYLKQIGKVALLNAAEEVELAMRIEAGLFAEEKLSAMTPAEKSSQLGLDLQWVARDGQRAKSHLLGANLRLVVSLAKRYTGRGMQFLDLIQEGNLGLIRAVEKFDYTKGFKFSTYATWWIRQAITRAMADQARTIRIPVHMVEVINKLARVQRQMLQDLGREPTPEELSRELDMTPEKVVEVQKYGREPISLHTPLGEDGDSEFGDLIEDTEAVVPADAVGFTMLQRQLEQLLDSLSEREAGVIRMRFGLGDGQPKTLDQIGDTFGVTRERIRQIESKTMAKLRHPSRSQSLRDYLE, from the coding sequence GTGACTCCTGCCACGACGAAGAACACACGGACGAAGAAGGCCGCCGAAGAACCCACGCCCGACGAGGAGATCGAGGTCGAGAACCTCGACGAGGCAGCGCCCGCCAAGCGCGGTGCCGCCAAGCGCGGCGCGGCGAAGAAGAAGAAGTCGGAGGAGGTCGTCGAGGAAGACGACGCCGCGACCGATTCCGCCGAGGAGAGCGCGGGGGACGACGAGGAGGAGGACGCCAAGCCGGCGTTCACCGAGCCGCTGCCCACCGGCGCGATCGTCATCTCGTCGAACGACGACGAGGACGTCCCCGTCTACTCGACGCAGATCACCGGCGCCACGGCCGACCCCGTCAAGGACTACCTGAAGCAGATCGGAAAGGTCGCGCTGCTGAACGCGGCCGAAGAGGTCGAGCTCGCGATGCGCATCGAGGCGGGTCTGTTCGCCGAGGAGAAGCTGTCCGCGATGACCCCGGCCGAGAAGTCGAGTCAGTTGGGTCTCGACCTCCAGTGGGTCGCCCGCGACGGCCAGCGAGCCAAGAGCCACCTGCTCGGCGCGAACCTGCGGCTCGTCGTCTCGCTCGCCAAGCGGTACACCGGTCGCGGCATGCAGTTCCTCGACCTGATCCAGGAGGGAAACCTCGGTCTGATCCGCGCCGTCGAGAAGTTCGACTACACCAAGGGCTTCAAGTTCTCGACCTATGCGACCTGGTGGATCCGTCAGGCGATCACGCGCGCCATGGCCGACCAGGCCCGCACGATCCGCATCCCCGTGCACATGGTCGAGGTCATCAACAAGCTCGCCCGCGTGCAGCGGCAGATGCTGCAGGACCTGGGTCGTGAGCCCACCCCGGAGGAGCTGAGCCGCGAGCTCGACATGACCCCGGAGAAGGTCGTGGAGGTGCAGAAGTACGGCCGTGAGCCCATCTCCCTGCACACTCCGCTCGGTGAGGACGGCGACAGCGAGTTCGGTGACCTGATCGAGGACACCGAGGCGGTCGTCCCCGCCGATGCCGTGGGCTTCACGATGCTGCAGCGCCAGCTCGAGCAGCTGCTCGACTCGCTCTCGGAGCGGGAGGCGGGCGTGATCCGCATGCGCTTCGGCCTCGGCGACGGTCAGCCCAAGACGCTCGACCAGATCGGTGACACGTTCGGCGTGACGCGTGAGCGGATCCGTCAGATCGAGTCGAAGACGATGGCGAAGCTGCGCCACCCGAGCCGCTCGCAGTCGCTGCGGGACTACCTCGAGTGA